From the genome of Terriglobia bacterium:
GCATGGCCGCCAAGTACCTGCCAATTTTCCCGGAGGAGCCTGCAGCGGAACCGGACCCGGCCGCACAAAAGGCGGCTGCGCCGGTGGTGGTGATGCAGAATGCCGACTGAAGACGGTCGACGACCGACGACGGACTCTCGACTCGGGTGGGACCCGAAGTCTGGGTCCCCGCCTGATTCCCCGGACCCGGATGCGGAGTGGAAACGCCATGGCCGCAGCCTGAGTGCCAAACTCATCGCCCTGATTTTTGCGGCGATGGTGGTCATCTTTGCGCTGCTCGGCTACGCCAACATCCGCCTCCATCGCCAGCACCTGGAGGCGGCCACGCTCACCAGCGCCGAGCGGGTGAGCGACGTGATCAGGCGCAGCACTTCGTATTACATGTTGCGCAACGATCGCGAGGCCCTCTACCAGACCATCACGACCATGGCACGCGAGCCTGGGATCGTGAAAATCCGCATCTTCGACAAGGAGGGGAAGATCGGGTTCTCCACCAATCCCAGCGAGGTCAATCACTCGGTCGATAAGCGCGCGGAAGCCTGCTACGCCTGCCACGCGCAGGCGCAGCCGCTCGCCAAGCTGAACCGTCCCGACCGTTTCCGCATTTATCGCGCCAACGGCTCGGGACGCGTGCTGGGCATCATCAACCCCATTGAGAACGAGCCCGCGTGCTCCAACGCTGCCTGCCATGCGCATCCGCCGAGCCAGAAAATTCTCGGCGTGCTCGATGCCAACCTCTCGCTTGCCAAGGCCGACGCCAGCCTCGCCGAAAGCACGCGCATGATGCTGGTTTACACGGTGCTGGCGGTGATCCTGATCTCGGTGCTGACGGGGGTGTTCGTGCTACGGCTCGTGCATCGTCCGGTGCAGATCCTGAAACGCGGCACGGAAGAGTTAGCGCGCGGCGACCTCGGCTACCAGATCGCCGTTGAGTCCTCCGACGAACTCGGAGACCTCGCGCATTCCTTCAACATCATGAGCCTGCAGCTGCGCGCCGCCAACGAGGAGATCACCTCCTGGGCGCGTACCCTGGAGACGCGCGTCGAGGACAAGACCAACGAGCTGAAGCGCGCCCACGAGCACGTCGTACAGGTGGAAAAGATGGCGTCCATCGGCAAGA
Proteins encoded in this window:
- a CDS encoding HAMP domain-containing protein translates to MPTEDGRRPTTDSRLGWDPKSGSPPDSPDPDAEWKRHGRSLSAKLIALIFAAMVVIFALLGYANIRLHRQHLEAATLTSAERVSDVIRRSTSYYMLRNDREALYQTITTMAREPGIVKIRIFDKEGKIGFSTNPSEVNHSVDKRAEACYACHAQAQPLAKLNRPDRFRIYRANGSGRVLGIINPIENEPACSNAACHAHPPSQKILGVLDANLSLAKADASLAESTRMMLVYTVLAVILISVLTGVFVLRLVHRPVQILKRGTEELARGDLGYQIAVESSDELGDLAHSFNIMSLQLRAANEEITSWARTLETRVEDKTNELKRAHEHVVQVEKMASIGKMAAVVAHEINNPLSGILTYAKLLKKWVQKVEGNEQKRTEIRECLDLVESESKRCGDLVKNLLMFSRTAPMNLEWADVNQLVDRSIRLVQHQLDLGNVQLQLELAQDLPTLHCDPNQVEQVLLALVMNAIDAMPRGGILMVRTRSLPQSRQIEVQVRDDGVGIPPDLLPRLFEPFLTTKETGKGVGLGLAISKTIVERHGGVIEVESQPGRGTTFYIFLPVDAVGGQTTPSEAGTAQEAGHSDPSLKR